In candidate division WOR-3 bacterium, a genomic segment contains:
- the glyS gene encoding glycine--tRNA ligase subunit beta — protein sequence MKIANTQKATLLVELGTEELPASFLNTTAQQLQRNLLDFFSKNRISYGESVYYYTPRRLSVIIKDVAFRQAIQVVEIQGPPRKFAFDEQGKPTQVAYGFVRSHNASIKDLYSKNTEKGEYLFLKKTVPSKSIIELLRENFKDILLSIECPKVMKWLTDSNLIFARPIRWLTLVYGSRLIPVKLDNIQSIRYSYGHRNYKSKKVLITKADRYPQLLKRAGVIVSPQERQRLIVKRLNELALKINGKVVDDQELLEEATNTCEFPNLVVCKFDHKYLSLPEVVLTTTLKKHLRAFAVKSADDKSLLPYFIVVTNNPGCNSKIVRHWYEEAAKARLDDAKFYFEEDLKIELEKLVENEKDVIWIEGLGSLFDKTKRLEKLVLVIGQSISGVNLKALLRAAYLSKADLLTNMVREKEYTSLQGMMGGVYSLRSGEDELVSQIIAEHYLPQFSTDTVPRTVEGAILSIADKIDNIVGVFMINEIPSGSADKFGIRRQANAIFTICVDKKLFIDFEPVIELNISYFNLYEKPQELVDKIISFLKDRLKSLFLEKKIGYDIINAVLTLPGLNPYDFYLRCQALSQLRASKDFERLIIGQKRVNNILKDCTSIYIVNQGLFKEPEEIKLYNAAQKIKDELDFLVNKREYVRALELLLTLRDYIDDFFDKVLVMTDDTVIRENRLALLQDIRSLFQKVADLSEIVIS from the coding sequence ATGAAAATTGCCAACACTCAGAAAGCAACCCTTCTGGTTGAACTAGGCACCGAAGAATTACCAGCGTCGTTTCTTAATACTACTGCCCAACAATTACAAAGAAATTTATTGGACTTCTTTTCGAAAAATCGGATCAGCTACGGGGAAAGTGTTTATTACTATACACCGAGACGGCTTAGTGTTATCATAAAAGATGTTGCATTTCGGCAAGCTATTCAGGTCGTTGAAATTCAGGGACCCCCGCGTAAATTTGCGTTTGACGAGCAAGGTAAGCCGACTCAAGTAGCGTATGGGTTTGTTCGCTCCCATAATGCTAGTATAAAAGATTTATACTCTAAAAATACTGAAAAAGGTGAATATCTTTTCCTAAAGAAAACAGTCCCGAGTAAAAGCATTATCGAGCTTTTAAGAGAAAATTTTAAGGATATATTGTTATCGATTGAATGCCCTAAGGTGATGAAGTGGCTAACGGACAGTAATTTAATTTTTGCTCGGCCTATTAGGTGGTTAACCCTGGTCTATGGATCACGGCTAATTCCGGTAAAGCTTGACAATATTCAAAGTATTAGATACAGTTATGGGCATAGAAATTATAAAAGCAAAAAAGTTTTAATAACGAAGGCTGATAGGTATCCTCAACTTTTAAAAAGAGCCGGTGTTATCGTATCACCACAAGAACGGCAGCGCTTAATTGTGAAACGGCTTAACGAGCTAGCCTTAAAAATAAATGGTAAAGTTGTTGACGATCAAGAGTTACTTGAGGAAGCAACAAATACTTGTGAGTTTCCCAACTTAGTAGTCTGTAAATTTGATCATAAGTATTTAAGTCTTCCCGAAGTTGTACTGACCACAACCCTTAAAAAACATCTCCGAGCATTTGCCGTAAAATCAGCTGATGATAAGTCGCTTCTTCCATACTTTATTGTTGTAACCAATAATCCGGGTTGTAATTCGAAAATCGTTCGACATTGGTATGAAGAGGCCGCCAAAGCTCGTCTTGATGATGCGAAATTCTATTTTGAGGAAGATCTGAAAATAGAACTAGAAAAGCTTGTTGAAAATGAAAAGGATGTCATTTGGATCGAGGGTCTTGGGTCACTTTTCGATAAAACTAAACGATTAGAAAAACTGGTATTAGTTATTGGCCAGTCAATTTCCGGAGTAAATCTTAAGGCACTCTTGCGCGCAGCCTATTTGTCCAAAGCCGATTTACTTACCAATATGGTTCGGGAAAAGGAGTATACTTCCCTTCAAGGAATGATGGGTGGAGTCTATTCCCTGAGGAGTGGAGAGGACGAACTGGTCTCTCAAATAATTGCTGAACACTATCTGCCACAATTCAGCACCGATACCGTGCCCCGGACCGTGGAGGGGGCAATTCTTAGTATCGCTGACAAAATCGATAACATAGTCGGTGTTTTTATGATTAATGAAATTCCCAGTGGTTCAGCCGACAAATTCGGTATACGACGACAGGCCAATGCGATATTTACAATATGCGTAGATAAAAAATTATTTATTGATTTTGAGCCGGTTATAGAACTTAATATATCTTATTTTAACCTCTATGAGAAACCACAAGAATTAGTTGATAAGATTATTAGCTTTTTAAAAGATCGATTAAAGAGCCTGTTCTTAGAAAAGAAAATAGGCTACGATATTATTAACGCTGTTTTAACTTTGCCAGGACTCAACCCCTATGATTTTTATTTAAGATGTCAGGCATTGAGTCAATTACGAGCCTCAAAAGATTTCGAAAGGCTTATAATTGGGCAGAAACGCGTGAATAATATTTTAAAAGATTGCACTTCGATCTATATTGTAAATCAGGGACTTTTTAAAGAGCCTGAAGAGATTAAATTATACAACGCTGCTCAAAAAATCAAAGATGAACTTGATTTTTTAGTAAATAAACGAGAATACGTAAGGGCGTTAGAACTTCTTTTGACATTAAGAGATTATATTGATGATTTCTTTGACAAAGTATTAGTAATGACTGATGATACTGTAATCCGAGAGAACCGTCTGGCACTTCTACAGGATATTCGAAGCTTATTTCAAAAAGTCGCCGATTTATCAGAGATTGTAATTTCCTAA
- a CDS encoding DUF192 domain-containing protein, whose protein sequence is MSQFWNWLIAIIIFQIILIINCQSPKCSSKNNVRYSYKKISLTINNKVFQVELADTPEKRMYGLMDREFLNEDEGMLFVFETSGVYPFWMKNTKIPLSIAFINDKGVITEIFEMIPLEDKINYVPSVPIRYALEMNQGWFFKNNIKVGDIINGLPE, encoded by the coding sequence ATGAGTCAATTTTGGAATTGGCTTATTGCAATAATAATTTTTCAAATAATTCTGATAATTAATTGTCAATCCCCAAAGTGTTCTTCAAAAAATAATGTCAGATATTCTTATAAAAAAATTTCTTTAACAATAAACAACAAAGTTTTTCAAGTAGAACTTGCGGATACGCCGGAAAAAAGAATGTATGGTCTTATGGACCGAGAATTTCTTAATGAAGATGAGGGAATGCTCTTTGTATTTGAAACTAGCGGAGTTTATCCGTTTTGGATGAAAAACACCAAAATTCCTTTAAGCATTGCGTTTATTAATGATAAAGGGGTGATTACTGAGATATTTGAAATGATCCCCTTGGAAGATAAAATCAACTATGTTCCATCAGTTCCTATTCGATATGCATTAGAGATGAACCAGGGGTGGTTTTTTAAAAATAATATTAAAGTTGGTGACATAATTAATGGGCTACCCGAATAA
- the ispE gene encoding 4-(cytidine 5'-diphospho)-2-C-methyl-D-erythritol kinase: protein MGYPNNRLPTRRSIKLLAPAKINIGLLITKKLPNGYHEIETLMVPIKLFDILQIEVTKSGVVLETDSNQIPPGNDNLVVKAAKYFLDAARINLGVKVFLKKRIPVGAGLGGGSSDAAYTLLGLNKIFNSPLGFPVLKEIANTVGKDVVFFLYQKPALVMGSGEIVKTVNIPSMDLALYVPPYQISTKWAYNEFDQKLLLIQSLNKLLTERDFYFKLICKKLKRKDFTDICALVINNFEPIVFMRYPDLLSIKLQLLANGAYWAGLSGSGSCVYAIINTKIKQELRSKINKELIFTETM, encoded by the coding sequence ATGGGCTACCCGAATAATCGATTGCCGACTAGAAGGTCAATTAAACTTTTAGCACCAGCTAAAATTAATATTGGACTGTTAATTACAAAAAAATTACCAAACGGTTACCATGAAATTGAAACTTTAATGGTGCCAATTAAGCTATTTGATATTTTACAAATTGAGGTTACTAAATCAGGGGTTGTTTTAGAAACGGATAGTAATCAAATTCCGCCCGGGAATGATAATTTAGTTGTGAAGGCAGCTAAGTATTTTTTAGATGCGGCGCGAATCAATCTCGGTGTAAAAGTTTTTCTTAAAAAAAGAATTCCGGTTGGTGCTGGATTAGGCGGTGGCTCAAGCGATGCCGCTTATACACTTCTTGGCCTTAATAAAATTTTTAATTCTCCATTGGGTTTTCCTGTACTAAAAGAAATTGCCAATACGGTTGGGAAAGATGTAGTTTTCTTTTTATATCAGAAACCGGCTCTTGTCATGGGTAGCGGAGAAATTGTTAAGACTGTAAATATTCCCTCAATGGATTTAGCCTTGTATGTTCCTCCTTATCAAATTTCTACAAAATGGGCCTATAATGAATTTGACCAAAAATTATTACTAATTCAAAGCTTAAATAAATTATTGACAGAGCGTGATTTTTATTTTAAACTTATATGTAAAAAATTAAAAAGAAAAGATTTTACAGATATTTGTGCGCTAGTAATAAATAATTTTGAACCTATAGTGTTTATGCGGTATCCGGACCTTTTGAGTATAAAATTGCAACTACTGGCGAATGGAGCGTACTGGGCTGGTCTGTCGGGAAGTGGCAGTTGTGTATATGCGATAATTAACACAAAAATTAAACAAGAGCTTAGGAGCAAAATTAATAAAGAATTAATTTTTACAGAAACCATGTAA
- a CDS encoding ribose-phosphate pyrophosphokinase, producing the protein MPDYNFKIFAGRANILLAQRIVDYLGVPLGKIVLQDFADKEIRVKIEENVRGVDAFVIQPTHPPAENLLELLLIIDALRRASAERITAVIPYYGYARQDRKDEPRVPISAKLIANLLVASGASRILTMDLHAEQIQGFFDIPVDHLYAAPVLIEYFRQFDLSNLVVVAPDTGRANRARGFAKRLGDRVPIAVIDKRRPEPDQAEVFSVVGEVKDKNALIFDDIIDTGNTLLAAVNALKQRGARKIIACATHAVFSGNCSEKLATSEVSEIVVTDTIQLSDEKKIKKLTVLSVARLLGEAIRRIHLGESVSSLFI; encoded by the coding sequence ATGCCTGATTATAATTTTAAAATTTTTGCTGGACGAGCAAATATATTATTGGCACAACGTATCGTTGATTATTTAGGTGTTCCCCTGGGTAAAATTGTCTTACAGGATTTTGCTGATAAAGAAATTCGCGTGAAAATAGAGGAAAATGTTCGCGGTGTCGATGCCTTTGTAATTCAACCGACTCATCCTCCGGCGGAAAATTTATTGGAGCTGCTTTTAATAATTGATGCGCTGCGACGAGCTTCAGCTGAACGTATTACTGCAGTTATTCCCTATTACGGGTATGCCCGTCAAGATCGCAAAGATGAGCCTCGAGTGCCGATATCGGCAAAATTAATTGCTAATTTACTGGTCGCGAGTGGTGCTTCAAGAATTTTGACGATGGATCTTCATGCCGAACAAATTCAGGGATTTTTTGATATTCCGGTCGATCATCTATATGCAGCACCAGTTTTGATTGAATACTTTAGACAATTTGATTTAAGTAATCTGGTAGTTGTTGCCCCGGATACCGGACGGGCCAATCGGGCCCGTGGTTTCGCTAAGCGTCTAGGGGACCGTGTACCCATTGCGGTAATCGACAAAAGACGTCCTGAACCTGATCAGGCTGAGGTTTTTAGTGTTGTTGGCGAAGTTAAAGACAAAAATGCTTTAATCTTTGATGATATTATCGATACTGGTAATACCCTATTAGCTGCAGTAAATGCATTAAAACAACGCGGTGCTCGTAAAATAATCGCATGCGCCACCCATGCGGTGTTTTCGGGAAATTGTTCTGAGAAACTAGCGACATCGGAAGTATCAGAAATTGTCGTCACTGATACTATTCAATTATCAGACGAAAAGAAAATAAAAAAATTGACAGTGTTATCAGTAGCTCGCCTTTTAGGTGAGGCAATTCGTCGAATTCATTTAGGTGAATCAGTAAGTTCACTTTTTATATAA
- a CDS encoding 50S ribosomal protein L25 has translation MENVIKAQKRHWRGTSACKKFRRQGIIPAVVYGHGDEAINLAINEKEFEKFLSEIKGRNPVVDLIIDENETLKVVIKSLQREATTRKLLAVDFQKVHREEKIVMQIPVILKGTAIGIKAGGILDHHLRTIPVRGYAEHLPDHIEIDISNLKLGQSIHIKDLKYDNIEFVLPPETTIVSVLIPKKIAETVAVTEEIKEPEVITEKKHEAKAAESEETEATTDEDKKKK, from the coding sequence ATGGAAAATGTAATTAAAGCCCAAAAACGACATTGGCGAGGAACATCAGCCTGTAAAAAATTTCGACGGCAAGGAATTATTCCTGCGGTTGTATACGGTCATGGTGATGAAGCGATTAACTTAGCTATTAACGAAAAAGAGTTTGAAAAATTTCTTAGTGAAATCAAAGGGCGAAATCCTGTAGTTGATCTGATAATTGATGAAAACGAGACCCTAAAAGTAGTGATTAAATCACTGCAACGAGAAGCAACCACAAGAAAATTACTCGCAGTCGATTTCCAAAAGGTGCATCGTGAAGAGAAAATAGTTATGCAGATTCCAGTGATATTAAAAGGGACAGCAATCGGCATTAAAGCCGGTGGCATTTTAGATCACCATTTACGAACCATTCCGGTCCGTGGTTATGCCGAGCATTTACCAGACCACATAGAAATCGATATTTCCAATTTAAAACTTGGACAGAGTATCCACATAAAAGATTTAAAATATGACAATATTGAATTTGTATTACCCCCAGAGACTACAATCGTTTCCGTATTAATTCCCAAGAAGATCGCAGAAACTGTGGCAGTTACTGAGGAAATAAAAGAGCCCGAAGTGATTACGGAGAAAAAACACGAAGCCAAAGCTGCCGAGAGTGAAGAAACTGAAGCAACAACTGACGAAGACAAAAAGAAGAAATAA